The sequence below is a genomic window from Massilia oculi.
TGGTGACGGCCACCATTCCCGGCGCCAGCAGCGTGGCGCACCTGCAGCGCAATGCGGCGCTGATGGACATCGTCATCCCGCCGGCGTTCTGGGAAGAATTAAAAGCCGAGGGCCTGCTGGCGAGGGAAGCGCCGCTGCCGAACGCTTAGAACTGCTCGTCCGGGGCCAGGTAGCGCCACTGGCCCTCGGGCAGATTGCCCAGTTTGACCTTGCCGATGCGCACGCGCTTGAGGCCCACGACCTTCAGCCCGACCATATCGCACATGCGCCGGATCTGGCGCTTCTTGCCTTCGCGCAGGGTAAAGCTCAGCTGGTCCTCGTTCTGCCAGCGCACCTTGGCCGGCAGCAGCGGTTTGCCGTCCATCCACAGGCCGTGGTTCAGCTTTTTCAGGTCGCTGTCGGGCAGCTTGCCCGGCCTGGTGTACTGCACCCGCACCAGGTATTCCTTGTCGACCGAGGTGGTCTCGCCGATCAGGTGCTTGGCGATGCGGCCGTCCTGCGACAGCACGAGCAGGCCCACCGAATCGATGTCCAGCCGTCCGCACGGCACCAGGCTGCGCAGCTGGGTCGGGTGGAACTGCTCCGTCGACGGGTCGTCGGCCCAGCGATTCTCGGGCTTGATCAGGGCGATCGCTGGCGTGTAGCCGTCTTCCGCCTGGCCGCTGACGTAGCCGACCGGCTTGTTGATCAGGATGGTCACGCGCTTCGATTGCTCGGCCGCGGCCTGGCGCTCGACCGTAATGCGCTGGGTCGGCAGCACCTTGCTGCCCAGTTCCGAGACGACCTTGCCGTCCACCCGCACCCAGCCGCGGGCGATCCATTCATCGGCTTCGCGGCGCGAGCACAGGCCGAGTTCGGACATACGTTTGGAGAGGCGGAGCGGTTCGGTCATCGGTAAAGCTTTACTGTAAAAGGAGGTGAATCAAACTTTGAAGGCTAGACCTTCAATGCGTCGAGCAGGTCGGTCTCGAGCTGCACCTGGGTACGTGGATTGTTCAGGGCCGGGCCGTCGATCAGGAACACGTCCTCGACGCGCTCGCCCAGGGTCATGATCTTGGCCGTGTGCAGGTTCAGCCGGTAGCGCGCAAGCACGCTGGCGATCGCGTACAACAGGCCCATGCGGTCGTTGGCAGCGATCGACAGCACGTGGAACTGGCCGCGTTCGTCCGGCCGCAATTCGACCGTGGGCGTGATCGGGAAGGTGCGCGCCACGCGCGACAGGCGTCCCCGCACCAGCGCAGGCAACGGTTCTTGCGACAGCAGCTGGGCGCACAGCTCGTGCTCGATCAGGCTGATGATGTCGCGGTAGCTGCCGGCGAAATTCTCGTCCGCCACCAGGAAGCTGTCCAGCGCATAGCCGTGGCGCGTGGTGTGGATCTTGGCGTCCAGGATGCTGAAATTCTTGCGGTCGAAGTAGCTGCAGATGCGCGCGAACAGGTCGGACTGGTCCTTGACGTAGACCGCCACCTGCAAGCCTTCGCCGATCGGCGCCAGCCGCGCGCGGACCACGGGTTTGTCGCCGTCGACCTTGTCGACCAGCGCCCGCGTCTGCCAGGCGATGTCGGAGGCGTCGTGGCGCAGGAAGTAGGCGACGTCGAGCTGCTTCCACAGCGCTTCGTGGGCATTGGCGTCCAGGCCGAACAGGCGCAGGGTGGCCAGCGCTTCCTTCTGGCGCGTGCGCAGCTCGCGGTCGGCCGAATGCGGCTCGCCGCCCAGCACGCGCAGGGTGACCTTGTACAGGTCTTCCAGCAGCTTGGCCTTCCAGGCATTCCATACCTTGGGACTGGTGCCGCGGATGTCGGCCACGGTCAGGAGGTATAGCGCGGTCAGGTGACGCTCGTCCTTCACTACGGCGGCGAAGGCCTGGATCACGTCGGGGTCGGACAGGTCCTGCTTCTGCGCCACGGTCGACATGGTCAGGTGCTGCTCGACCAGGAATACCACCAGCCCGGTGTCTTCTTCGGACAGGCCGTGGTCGCGGCAGAACCCGCGCGCGTCATCCATGCCGAGCTTGGAATGGTCGCCGCCGCGGCCCTTGGCGATGTCGTGGAACAGGGCCGCCACGTACAGCAGCCAGCGGTCGTGGAAGTCGGCGATCAGCTGGCTGCAGAACGGGTATTCGTGGGCGTGTTCCGGCATCGTGAAGCGGCGCAGGTTGCGGACCACCATCATGATGTGCTGGTCCACGGTATACACGTGGAACAGGTCGTGCTGCATCTGGCCGACGATCTTGCGGAAGGCCGGCAGGTAGCGGCCGAGGATGCCGAATTCGTTCATGCGGCGCAGCGCGTGCACCAGGCCGCGCGGCGCCTGCAGCACGCGCAGGAACAGCGCCTTGTTGGCCGGGTCGGCGCGGAAGGCTTCGTCGATCAGCGTGCGCGCATGCCACAGCGCGCGGGTGGCGCGCGCCGTCATTCCCTTGAGCTCGCGGCGCTCGGTCATCGCCACGAACAGCTCGAGGATGGCGGATGGATGCTTCTCGAAGGTGTCGTCCGCCACGACGTCGATCAGGCTGCCCACCTGGGTGAAGTGGGCGCTGATCGGGAAGGCCACCGCCGGCTGCGGGAACAGCTGGGCTTCGATGTTCTGCAGCAGAATCGTGTTCAACTGGGTCACGGTCTTGGCGGCCCAGTAGTAGCGCTGCATCAGAAATTCGCTGGCGCGGCGCGCGTCCGGGCCTTCGCCGCTGGCGCTCAAGCCCAGGGTGCCGGCGATCGCGGTCTGGACGTCGAACACCAGGCGGTCTTCGCGCCGCTTCGTATGCAAGTGCAGCCGGATGCGGATGTCCTTGAAGGCGCTTTCCTTTTCCAGCAGCTGGCGCGCCTCCATGCGCGTGATCAGGCCGCGCGTGGCGAGCTGACCGAAGGTGTCGGCAAGACCCGCGGCCTTGGCCACCCACAGGATCACCTGCAGGTCGCGCAGCGCGCCGGGGCTTTCCTTGACGTTCGGTTCGAGCGCGAAGGCGGTGTATTCGTACTTGGCGTGGCGCAGCCGCATCTCGGCGGTCTTGGCCTGGAAGAAGGCTTGCGGATCGAGGGCGTCGCGGTAGCGCCGCTGCAGCTCCTCGAACAGCGGCGCGCTGCCGGTGACCAGGCGCGCTTCCAGCAGGCTCGTTTGCACCGTGATGTCGGCGGCGGACTCGCTCAGGCACTCGTCCACGGTGCGGATGCTGTGGCCGATCTCCAGGCCCAGGTCCCACAGCAGCTGGACCAGGCCTTCCAGGCGCGCCTGGGTGATGGCGTCGGCCGGCTGACCCAGCAGGATCAACAGGTCGACGTCGGAATAGGGGAACAGTTCGCCGCGCCCGTAGCCGCCCACGCCCACCAGGGCGGTGTGCTCCGGCAGACCGGCCGCCTGCCAGGCGTCGAGCAGCACGCCGTCGACCACCTGGCGCAGGCCGCGCAGCAGCTTCTCGGGCTTGCCGTCTTCCTGGAAGGCCTGGAACGCCAGCTGGCGCTCGGCCTTCAGGCGCTGGCGCAGCGTGGTGCGGGCGGTGTCGAGCAGGGCGGCCTGTCCCATTGGCGCTCCTTCAGGCCGCGGCCAGGCTTGGGACCGCGCCCGGGTTCAACAGCGGCAGCACGATGGCGGGCGGCGGCGGACTGCCGGCCGACATGGTCAGCACCTCGACCCCGGTCTCGGTGACCAGCACCGTGTGCTCCCACTGGGCCGACAGGCTGCGGTCCTTGGTCTTGATGGTCCAGCCGTCCGGCATTTCCTTGATGTCGCGGCGGCCGGCGTTGATCATCGGCTCGATGGTGAAGATCATGCCCGGCTTGAGTTCCTCGAGGGTGCCGGGCGGCCGTAGTGCAGCACCTGCGGCTCTTCGTGGAACACGCGGCCCACGCCGTGGCCGCAGAATTCGCGCACCACGCTGTAGCCGGCTTTTTCCGCGTGCTGCTGGATCGCATGGCCGATGTCGCCCAGGTGCTTGCCCGGCTTGACGGCGGCGATGCCCAGCCACATGCACTCGAAGGTGATCTCGGACAGGCGGCGCGCCATGATCGACGGCTCGCCGACCAGGAACATGCGGCTGTTGTCGCCGTGGTAGCCATCCTTGGTGATCGGCGTGATGTCGATGTTGAGCGCGTCGCCCGATTTCAGCACGCGGTCGCCCGGGATGCCGTGGCAGATCACGTCGTTGAGCGAGGTGCAGATCGAGCCGGGGAAGGGCGGATAGCCCGGCGGGGCATAGTTCAGGGTCGCCGGGGTCGTGCCCTGGACGTTGACCATGTATTCATACGCCAGGCGGTCGAGTTCGCCGGTGGTGACGCCGGGCTTCACGAACGGGGTGATATAGTCGAGCACTTCCGAGCCGAGGCGGCAGGCGACGCGCATGCCTTCGATTTCTTCGGGAGTTTTGGGAGTGGAGGCCATAGGGGATTCTTATCCTGCAGTAGTAGATGCAATAAGTCTGTGCAATAAGGGTTGATTATAGAGGAAACATTCCTTCCTCAGGGTGGGCCCCATCGCCAGCCCTACGTCACGCTTGAACAAAACGGCAAATCCCGCTAGAATCTCGGGTTGCTCGGATTCGCATCGAGCAATGTTGTAAAAAGCATCTTTTATTTTATTGAAATCGCGAATGTGGCCCTAAAAGGGTGCCTGACTGGTGACTGGCCACATTCAAGACCCAACCCTGGAGAATTACATGTCCGTTACTATGCGTGAAATGCTGGAAGCCGGTATCCACTTCGGCCACCAGACCCGTTTCTGGAATCCAAAGATGGCGCCGTTCATCTTCGGTCATCGCAACAAGATCCACATCATCAACTTGGAAAAGACCATGGCGATGTACCAGGATGCGATGAAAACCATCAAGCAGATCTCGGCCAACCGCGGCACCATCCTGATGGTCGGCACCAAGCGCCAGGCACGCGACATCATCGCCGCTGAAGCACAGCGCGCCGGCGTCCCTTACGTCGACCAGCGTTGGCTGGGCGGCATGCTGACCAACTTCAAGACCATCAAGACCTCGATCAAGCGCCTGAAAGACATGGAAGCGCAAGTCGAAGACGGTTCGGTCGAGAAGATGTCGAAGAAAGAAGCGCTGCTGTTCTCGCGCGAAATGGAAAAGCTGCAGAAGTCGATCGGCGGCATCAAGGACCTGGGCGGCGTGCCTGACGCGATCTTCGTCGTCGACGTCGGCTACCACAAGGGCACCATCACCGAAGCCGGCAAGCTGGGCATCCCGGTCATCGGCATCGTCGATACCAACCACTCGCCAGAAGGCGTGACCCACGTCATCCCAGGCAACGACGACTCGTCGAAAGCGATCACCCTGTACGCACGCGGCGTCGCCGATGCGATCCTGGAAGGCCGCGCCAACGCCACCAACGAAGTCGTTGAAATGGTCAAGGCTGGCGGCGACGACTTCGTCGAAGTTTCCGAGCAGGCATAAGTGACTGCGGGTCATTGACCCGCTGGCACATCGAAGGGGGCGCCGCACACACGAGCCCCCTTTTTTTAAGCTGAATACCTGTGGGGCGTTGTCATAACGACCTGCAACCGGACAAAACATTTAGGAGAAATCAACATGGCAGCGATTACTGCAGCGATGGTAGGCGAACTGCGCGCGAAGACCGACGCGCCGATGATGGAATGCAAAAAAGCACTGACCGAAGCCGACGGCGACATGGGTCGTGCTGAAGAGATCCTGCGCGTCAAGCTGGGCGGCAAGGCATCGAAGGCATCGGCGCGCATCACCGCCGAAGGCGTCGTGGCAACCTACATCGCCGGCAACGTCGGCGCGATCGTCGAAGTCAACAGCGAAACCGACTTCGTCGCCAAGAACGAGGAATTCCTGGCCATGGTCAACCTGGCCGCCAAGCTGGTCGCCGAGAACAACCCGGCTGACGTCGCCGCCCTGGCAGCCCTGTCGCACGACGGCAAGACCTTCGACGAAGTGCGTACTGGCCTGATCGGCAAGATCGGCGAGAACATGACCGTGCGTCGTTTCCAGCGTTTCGAAACCACCGGCAAGCTGGCTTCGTACCTGCACGGCACCCGCATCGGCGTCATCGTCGACTTCGAAGGCGCGGACGAGCAAGTCGGCAAGGACCTGGCCATGCACATCGCGGCAATGAAGCCAGTCGCTCTGTCGTCGGAGCAAGTGCCTGCTGAAATGATCGAAAAAGAGCGCTCGGTCGCCGAACTGAAGGCCAAGGAAGACGCTGAAAAAGCCGTCGCCGAAGGCAAGCAGCCGCAATCGGACGAGATCGTCGCCAAGCGTATCGACGGTTCGGTGCAGAAGTACCTGAAAGAAGTGTCGCTGCTGAACCAAGCATTCGTGAAGAACGACAAGCAGTCGATCGAGCAATACCTGAAGGCATCGAACACCACCGTCAAGGCATTCACCATGTACGTGGTCGGCGAGGGCATCGAGAAGAAGGTCGACGACTTCGCAGCGGAAGTCGCAGCACAGATGGCTGCAAACAAGCAGTAATCAAAAAGAACGGGCCGCAAGGTCCGTTTTTTTAAGGTGGGATCGTTTGTGTGCGGCAGCCATGAGGTATTTCTTGGCTGCACGACAAGCTGGGGTTCCCGCCTTCGCGGGAGCGACGTTCATGGGGCGGGCCGAAGAAGGCTCCGCAGTCCGTACCCTCCGCACGTCGTTCCCGCGCAGGCGGGAACCTCAGTTGGATGCACACCGTAGCGCCTCACGCGCAGCGCCCGCCTTACAATGCCATCCGCCGTCAAGGTAGATGAGATCGCGGCCCACCGGCCGGCGATCGGACCCGAATTCGCAACATCGAAACATCACATTAGGAGCCGCTTCATCATGTCAAAACCAGCCTACCAACGAGTCCTCCTGAAACTGTCCGGCGAAGCGCTGATGGGCGACGATCCGTTCGGCATCAACCGCGCCACCATCGAGCGCATGGTGGCCGACGTGGCGGAAGTGGCGAAGCTGGGCGTGCAGGTGGCGGTCGTGATTGGCGGCGGCAACATCTTCCGCGGCGTCGCCCCGGGCGCCCAGGGCATGGACCGCGCCACCGCCGACTACATGGGCATGCTGGCCACCGTCATGAACGCGCTGGCTCTGGCCGACGCGATGCGCCACGTCGGCATCACCGCCCGCGTCATGTCGGCGATCGGCATCGAGCAGGTGGTCGAGCCCTACGTGCGCCCGAAAGCCCTGCAGTACCTGGAAGAAGGTAAAGTCGTCGTGTTCGCCGCCGGCACCGGCAACCCGTTCTTCACCACCGACACCGCGGCCGCCCTGCGCGGCGCCGAGATCTCGGCCGAGATCGTCCTGAAGGCCACCAAGGTCGACGGCGTCTACAGCGCCGACCCCAAGAAAGACCCGCACGCGACCCGCTACGAGAATATTTCGTTCGACGAAGCCATCGCCAAGCACCTGCAGGTGATGGACGCCACCGCCTTCGCGCTGTGCCGCGACCAGAAACTGCCGATCAAGGTGTTCTCCATCGTCAAACCCGGCGCGCTCACCCGCGTTATCATGGGCGAAGACGAGGGTACACTGGTACACGTTTAAAATATTACTGAACAACAAGGAGAGCAGTATGTCCCTGGCTGACGTCAAAAAGAACGCGCAAGAGCGCATGGCCAAGTCCATCGAGACCCTGAAAGCCGACCTGGCCAAGGTCCGCACCGGCCGCGCCCACACCGGCATCCTCGACCACGTGATGGTCGAGTACTACGGCACCCCGACCGCGCTGCCGATGGTGGCCAACCTGACCCTGGTCGACGCGCGCACCATCGGCGTCCAGCCGTTCGAAAAGAAAATGGCCGCGACCATCGAAAAAGCGATCCGCGACGCCGACCTGGGCCTGAATCCATCGGCCCAGGGCGACATGATCCGCGTGCCGACCCCGCCGCTGACCGAAGAGCGCCGTAAAGAGATGGTCAAGCTGACCAAGTCGGAAGGCGAAGATGCGAAGATTGCCGTGCGCAATATCCGCCGCGATGCCAACGAAGCACTCAAGAAAATGGTCAAGGACAAGACCGCGTCGGAAGACGACGAGCGCCGCGCCTCGGACGAAATCCAGAAGCTGACCGACAAGGCCGTGGCCGACATCGACAAGCTGCTGGGCGAAAAAGAGAAGGAAATCCTGACGGTGTAAGGCCCGGCTCGACGGCTTTCCTGCGGACCGGCCCCGGCAGCTTGCCGCGGCCGGTCCGCCTACCTTATGATTGTCCAATTCTGATTGGCCATTTGCGCACCGCCGGACGCCAGTCCGGGCGCAGCCCTGCTGGATACAAGATGTTCAAAAGTTCGACCACCGCCGTTCCCGACACGCCCGCCGTGCCGCGCCATATCGCCATCATCATGGATGGCAATGGACGTTGGGCCACCAAACGCCTGCTGCCGCGCGTCGCCGGCCACGTCAAGGGCGTGGAAGCCGTGCGCGGCATCGTCGAATCCTGCGTGCTGCGCGGGGTCGAGTACCTGACCCTGTTCGCCTTCTCGTCCGAGAACTGGCGCCGCCCGGCCGACGAGGTCTCGCTCCTGATGCGCCTGTTCGTGACGGCGCTCGAGCGCGAAGTCTCGAAGATGCACGCCAATAATATTCGCCTGAAAGTCGTGGGCGACCTGAGCCGCTTCGACCCCAAGCTGCAAGAGATGATCGCCAACGCCGAGCGCCGCACCGCCGGCAATACGCGCCTGACCGTCACCGTGTGCGCCAACTATGGCGGCCGCTGGGATATCATGCAGGCAACGGGGAAGATGGTGCAGGCCAACCCCGGCGTGACCGAATTTACGGAGGAAATGCTGGCTCCGCACCTGGCGATGGCGTATGCGCCCGAACCCGACCTGTTCATCCGGACCGGCGGCGAGGAACGCATCTCGAATTTCCTGTTGTGGCAGCTGGCGTATTCCGAACTGCATTTCACCGGCACTTTCTGGCCCGATTTCACGCCCGAGGCGCTGGATGAGGCGATCGCCTCGTTCCAGGCCCGCGAGCGGCGCTTCGGCCAGACCAGCGCCCAAGTAGCGAAGAAGACCAACTGATGCTCAAGACCCGGATCGTCACCGCGCTCGTCCTGCTGGCAGTCCTGCTGCCGGTGTTGTACTCCAATAACCCCACGGCGTTCGCGGTGGTCGCGTCGGTGTTCTTCGGGGCGGCGATCTGGGAGTGCTTCCGCCTGTTCAATCCGGGCGCGAAGAGCGCCGTGGCGATCGCGGCGGCCTGGACCCTGGCCTTCGCCTATGCCTTCTTCATGCGCGAGCAGGGCGATCCGACCGTATGGTTCGCCATCGGCGCGCTGCTGTGGCTGCTGCGCTTCGCCCCCACGCTCAAGCTCGGCCTGCCGCCCCTGGCCAGTACGCCGAACACGCTGCTGAGCCTGCTTTATGCGATCGCCCTGGTGGCCTGCTTCGCCGCCATCGTCATGCTGTTCCAGTACTCGGCCCTGTTCCTGCTGTCGGTGCTCGTCATCGTCTGGTCGGCCGACATCTTCGCCTATGTGTGCGGCAAGACCTTCGGCAAGAACAAGCTGGCGCCGTCCATCTCGCCCGGCAAGTCGTGGGAAGGCGCCATCGGCGGCGGCGTCGTGACCGTGCTGCTGGC
It includes:
- a CDS encoding pseudouridine synthase, whose amino-acid sequence is MTEPLRLSKRMSELGLCSRREADEWIARGWVRVDGKVVSELGSKVLPTQRITVERQAAAEQSKRVTILINKPVGYVSGQAEDGYTPAIALIKPENRWADDPSTEQFHPTQLRSLVPCGRLDIDSVGLLVLSQDGRIAKHLIGETTSVDKEYLVRVQYTRPGKLPDSDLKKLNHGLWMDGKPLLPAKVRWQNEDQLSFTLREGKKRQIRRMCDMVGLKVVGLKRVRIGKVKLGNLPEGQWRYLAPDEQF
- a CDS encoding [protein-PII] uridylyltransferase, with amino-acid sequence MGQAALLDTARTTLRQRLKAERQLAFQAFQEDGKPEKLLRGLRQVVDGVLLDAWQAAGLPEHTALVGVGGYGRGELFPYSDVDLLILLGQPADAITQARLEGLVQLLWDLGLEIGHSIRTVDECLSESAADITVQTSLLEARLVTGSAPLFEELQRRYRDALDPQAFFQAKTAEMRLRHAKYEYTAFALEPNVKESPGALRDLQVILWVAKAAGLADTFGQLATRGLITRMEARQLLEKESAFKDIRIRLHLHTKRREDRLVFDVQTAIAGTLGLSASGEGPDARRASEFLMQRYYWAAKTVTQLNTILLQNIEAQLFPQPAVAFPISAHFTQVGSLIDVVADDTFEKHPSAILELFVAMTERRELKGMTARATRALWHARTLIDEAFRADPANKALFLRVLQAPRGLVHALRRMNEFGILGRYLPAFRKIVGQMQHDLFHVYTVDQHIMMVVRNLRRFTMPEHAHEYPFCSQLIADFHDRWLLYVAALFHDIAKGRGGDHSKLGMDDARGFCRDHGLSEEDTGLVVFLVEQHLTMSTVAQKQDLSDPDVIQAFAAVVKDERHLTALYLLTVADIRGTSPKVWNAWKAKLLEDLYKVTLRVLGGEPHSADRELRTRQKEALATLRLFGLDANAHEALWKQLDVAYFLRHDASDIAWQTRALVDKVDGDKPVVRARLAPIGEGLQVAVYVKDQSDLFARICSYFDRKNFSILDAKIHTTRHGYALDSFLVADENFAGSYRDIISLIEHELCAQLLSQEPLPALVRGRLSRVARTFPITPTVELRPDERGQFHVLSIAANDRMGLLYAIASVLARYRLNLHTAKIMTLGERVEDVFLIDGPALNNPRTQVQLETDLLDALKV
- the rpsB gene encoding 30S ribosomal protein S2 encodes the protein MSVTMREMLEAGIHFGHQTRFWNPKMAPFIFGHRNKIHIINLEKTMAMYQDAMKTIKQISANRGTILMVGTKRQARDIIAAEAQRAGVPYVDQRWLGGMLTNFKTIKTSIKRLKDMEAQVEDGSVEKMSKKEALLFSREMEKLQKSIGGIKDLGGVPDAIFVVDVGYHKGTITEAGKLGIPVIGIVDTNHSPEGVTHVIPGNDDSSKAITLYARGVADAILEGRANATNEVVEMVKAGGDDFVEVSEQA
- the tsf gene encoding translation elongation factor Ts, whose amino-acid sequence is MAAITAAMVGELRAKTDAPMMECKKALTEADGDMGRAEEILRVKLGGKASKASARITAEGVVATYIAGNVGAIVEVNSETDFVAKNEEFLAMVNLAAKLVAENNPADVAALAALSHDGKTFDEVRTGLIGKIGENMTVRRFQRFETTGKLASYLHGTRIGVIVDFEGADEQVGKDLAMHIAAMKPVALSSEQVPAEMIEKERSVAELKAKEDAEKAVAEGKQPQSDEIVAKRIDGSVQKYLKEVSLLNQAFVKNDKQSIEQYLKASNTTVKAFTMYVVGEGIEKKVDDFAAEVAAQMAANKQ
- the pyrH gene encoding UMP kinase, with the protein product MSKPAYQRVLLKLSGEALMGDDPFGINRATIERMVADVAEVAKLGVQVAVVIGGGNIFRGVAPGAQGMDRATADYMGMLATVMNALALADAMRHVGITARVMSAIGIEQVVEPYVRPKALQYLEEGKVVVFAAGTGNPFFTTDTAAALRGAEISAEIVLKATKVDGVYSADPKKDPHATRYENISFDEAIAKHLQVMDATAFALCRDQKLPIKVFSIVKPGALTRVIMGEDEGTLVHV
- the frr gene encoding ribosome recycling factor — its product is MSLADVKKNAQERMAKSIETLKADLAKVRTGRAHTGILDHVMVEYYGTPTALPMVANLTLVDARTIGVQPFEKKMAATIEKAIRDADLGLNPSAQGDMIRVPTPPLTEERRKEMVKLTKSEGEDAKIAVRNIRRDANEALKKMVKDKTASEDDERRASDEIQKLTDKAVADIDKLLGEKEKEILTV
- the uppS gene encoding polyprenyl diphosphate synthase; this translates as MFKSSTTAVPDTPAVPRHIAIIMDGNGRWATKRLLPRVAGHVKGVEAVRGIVESCVLRGVEYLTLFAFSSENWRRPADEVSLLMRLFVTALEREVSKMHANNIRLKVVGDLSRFDPKLQEMIANAERRTAGNTRLTVTVCANYGGRWDIMQATGKMVQANPGVTEFTEEMLAPHLAMAYAPEPDLFIRTGGEERISNFLLWQLAYSELHFTGTFWPDFTPEALDEAIASFQARERRFGQTSAQVAKKTN
- a CDS encoding phosphatidate cytidylyltransferase, with translation MLKTRIVTALVLLAVLLPVLYSNNPTAFAVVASVFFGAAIWECFRLFNPGAKSAVAIAAAWTLAFAYAFFMREQGDPTVWFAIGALLWLLRFAPTLKLGLPPLASTPNTLLSLLYAIALVACFAAIVMLFQYSALFLLSVLVIVWSADIFAYVCGKTFGKNKLAPSISPGKSWEGAIGGGVVTVLLASLTVLFGGEALANTFAVRVQASFGWAGMLAVIALIVVASVVGDLFESQLKRRAGMKDSSNLLPGHGGVLDRIDALVPVLPLAALIATRL